The genomic window TGAACACAAATGTAAACTTAAGGCATTTAAACTACAGTCTTTTAAGGTACAGGACCAGCAATTCTGTGAGAACAAATGTGACACTACAGACGTTGTATGTTAGTTGCTGGGTGTAGGTATTCTGGATTGCAGTAGTCAAACAGCAGCATGAACATCCACACTCTGACTAAACAAAAGGGTGAACACTCATGAGGAAGCAGAAGGGCTTGGCTATACTGACAGATTTAATCAGCAGGTTTCAATATAGAGCCATGCTCACAGCAGTTATTAGGAATCAACAGACTTCATTGTGAAGTCTGTGTCTGAATGAGTGAATCAGACTGTCAGCTGTGGATTATTTTTTGAATGGTGTTGCTTGTCCATTGGTCCATTGGTTATACCAATGCTAATGCGATCCTTGCTTAGAAACTAGGATGACAATTAAAGTCATTGCTTTCTTCAGTCCAGTAAACATTAGTAACTATTAACTGTTGGTAACTATAAGATGCTTCTGTTACAATAATCTTTAACTGGCAGGGTAATTTTGTCTTCTCTAACCTGGTTCAGCTCATACTGGCTCAGGGCcttctgctgtttgtgtctgGCCCAGTCGTCTCCTGGAAAAGCATCAGTACCCGTGAGGCGTCGGGATTTTGACCTACAAGATCGatggggaaaaaacaaagtggatattttatattgtaaatgtgGATGGTCAACAGTCTTAAACttctaataaataataaatgatgcTAAAAGATGATACAGTTTCGACACAGTCGCATTCAGGAAATATCACTTATATACCGCTCATCAGACactatttttatgttattcttATGaataacaaaatagaaaaagtgGTTCTAATATGTGGTACTTGTCCAAATAATGATCCCAACAGATACTCAAAACTGTcattcttttttgttgtttacaaAACATATCTGAATGTTGAAAAGACAAGGAGACTACAGCAGGTGATGCAATTTTGCAAGAATTTAACAATTTGCAACAATTTGTAAAAACTAAACTTCAAAAAAGTTAGGTCAACAACAAGTTACCAGATACTGATTTTGctatacaaaaaaagaaaacaaacagacaaaaattacatttggtTGCTGAGAATGAGGTGAGAACATGGAAAGTTTCACTGTTTGGTTTGGAAATGAAAGCtgcattaataaatatttttaggCCACTTTAAGGaagcagaacaagctgaaaacacaatattgaGACATTACCAACTTATGTTAAGGTGGCATGTTAAGGTTAAGTTGTTGAggtgaatgtgaatgtaaaaaGTTGCCTATTTATATATTCAgcaaacacaaagcaacattatcattgattttgagttgtgtttgtgtccaccaaTAATCAGTCTTTATTCGATTCAACAAACTGTACACTTTGGTGTAATTTGTGAACaaacttttatttcaatttaatgGTAAGTTCTCCTGAAGGCTGATAAGGTATATTTACCGAGCAATGTCTGAAGGTTTGCATGGAGTGTTGCCATTGTTTGCGAAATCTTCATCGCTATCTGTAGACTCGCCTTTCAGCCTGCTGATCCATTCTCGCAAAGGTCTGTTCAGGTGGAGCATAAAGTGTGCAATCAATACCAGTCAAttacaaaatcacattttttacacatacaTAAGTTCAACCACACTGAGGCATTATCATAACATCATGTCTGTATACAAATGAAACAGATGAGATACagcatgttaattagtgagcttcagagatgttggtaggtgtatatttttgaattttggaAAGAACTAGGTTAGCTATTATCCTCTGCTTCCAGTGTAGGGGATAGGCTAACCATGTACAGCTCCATACTTAAATATCCTTTTTTctaattgtcaacaaatctcatgtgtagaGCCGAACAACAATGAACTTATCTACTTATAAGCATTGTGTGTGCATACAAAGTCTGATATATGGTACTCTTCTGTGCCTTAcatctctgttgttgtccaaaaactattaaaaacacgtgagtgagtcacactgttgcactagCTTGATTAGAAACGGCTCCACAGACTAAGAACAACAATCCCATTTTCAGTCTTATCAGGAGAGCATTTCCATGTAAGGCTGATGCCACTGAAGACTGACAATGTGAtcagtctttggagctgtttctaaacaaacaaacatgacaaaatgaaGGAACATGCCACTCAGTAGAAGTGTGGTTCATTAATGTGtctttaatagtttctggacaacaacagagttctgtggcacagaggaataagatatatcaggctttggatacacaaacacaatacttgtaagtagatcagttcattgttggtctGGATCCAAATGTGAGATCACAAACATTATTACCtgtcttctcatctcactcacAGCAAATGTATATATTGCTTTAACAGAAACATATTAATGGATAATTCAATAATGAATAATTGCAACCTTCTATACACACACCTTATGAATGGAATGGCCATGAAAAACCTGTTGGGGGCAAGTCCAAGTTTAGACTTTGGGGTCATGTCGTTCCTGTGACATGGCAGCTTCTCAATAGGGAACCACTCAATGTTCTACAAGGGAAGTAGAGCAAGATAATaaaactcttctgttagctgCAAAAAGCTTGAAATCAacctgagtaaaaaaaaaaaagggaaagataGATTCCTACCCTGATCTCTTTCCTTGTTTTTGGGTTGAACTTGGTATCCTTTGACACTCCTGGTATGATGTAGAGCCGCACCAGCTGGTCAGTGATTTTCTGCTCTATGTACATGTCTTTGCAGATGCGATTCTTGATGTCAAAGCCTGTCTCCTCCATTACctggaaaacacaacagtttttTGAACTATGAACTAAAAAGATGGATTATTCACGGTTCTTAATGCTTTCAGTTGGTCAAAGTTGAACAGCAGAAAACATATGACTCACTTCACGAACTGCACAGTCATGAGGAGCTTCATCCTCATTCACTTTCCCCTTTGGAAAGCCCCAGCCTGACTTCGCCAGGTAACCCTGAACAAGCAACGCCTGAAGACAAAGGATGCACTGGTTAGCTGCAGCTGGTGGGATTTTTATAATGCAGCAGCACTAGTGAAATGTGTGTCATTGCATGCTTCATACTAAAAATGTTACTAGTTTGAAAGTAAAGAATAGTTCATAATccttaactttaaaaaaaggacaaagctggtgacattatatatttgctattgtcagcaaatcccaaacaaattgtgtgtgtatcaaagcctgacaTATCTTCTTCCTCTATACCATAgagctctattgttgtccaaaactattaaaaacacatcactgagccacactgttgcactgagtgaTGTGTTTGCTAATCCGCAGAGGAAAaaagtccccaacaaatacatttttctgtttgagtTAAGTCTACTAAACACTACATTGactcagctgttttaggaaataactgagcatttttaaaaaactatatatttgtgattgGTTTTAAAAGATGTATGTCTTCTGTGGGGAGACATTCAGTAGTCTTCACTGGGCTTGGAGCTAGAGGGTAGGGAAGGTATTGAAAGATGCACTAAAGCTAGAGTTATGGAGGAGCTGACATGCACACTAGAGTGACATGACGTGCAGACCTACACATCAAGCAagttgattagttgatttaATTCTAATCAGGAGGCAGAGTCAAACAATCTGTACATACTCGTATAAAAAGAGGCACATACTTCTAGCTTAACACGCTGTTGGTTCTACATGCAGTAACTGAccaaattagaaataaaggcttGTCTTTAATAAGAGACTACATGAATTAGTCATGGGTCCTGTTCTTTTAATGTAGCTTTACTAACCCAGGCTAACATTGTCCTGCTAATTCACATCTACATGTGAGTTGTTTGAATGCTGTTTGAGGATTGATTTGTTAATCCTGGATAAAATGATCTTCAATAACAGTGCCCTCTTATTGTGAAATAGAGAGTTGAAACCATGATCAGCATTCATATTATtcacagatttatttatattggCTGAgcaccagtggtggaaagtacatttactcaagtactgtacttaaatacaattctgaggtacttgtactttacttatttcaattttatgctactttatacttccactcactacatttcagagggacgcaatggataatataacaagcctttaaaatacaacacattgttaaagatgaaaccagtgtttccaacctttttggcttttgacgtcttacaaaaagcagtgtgtagtcggggtcacatttcacatgtctatgagttgttaacagctccaccaaatagtatAATAATTTTCCTTCTAAACTTCTGACATGGTttgattttaataaatgttcaaatgattgAATATTgtaccaaaaatcaaagattagagaaaaagtccaaaaactgaaaacagatttgtgtatcagaactttgttttttcttctttcctctcccattaatcatggCCTGACCCctaagttgggaaccactggactaaactagctaactgtatataaagtagtgtaaactagctccacctccagcagctacaacattaacatgctgctctaacactgatgcttcagctctgtgaccactgagtcttAACTTCATCTACGGTCTTCTCATTAgtgcaggtagtcttgcttttaatttgacaagtttacattattcatttttaattgccATTGTGGCTGTAAGTGATGcgctgttgtgtgtagctttgtattttttattttgtatggtgggttctgtgtgtttttgctttgtactgtttgttgttgtgctgttgcatgttttgattgtgggggactgcgGATGTAAATTGGCTTTGAGCTAACTCctgtgcagtgcatctttaatgttaaaaactgtacactgtcccatTAAATGAATACAATCaattattaataatctaatgatgtcatatataataacatatcagtcagagggaccaaaccactactgcTGAGCACTGATCATATGATTGTAATTACATGATGTGTTGGGAAGCCTACCAGCATGCACCGGGGCAATAGATCCATGAAATaagtttcatttttgttattggTGTTATTTTGTTCTATATTGTGCTCCTAAAAGTTTCCTCACTTACATCATTGTTTAACATTAATAAGTTTTAGTgttcaaatgacaaattttaatgttaaaataaatgccATATGCTCCTGCACTATTAGACTTTCAACATTCAGAATCTTTTAGTTGAGTTTATGTTTTCACTCAGAGTATTTCAACTACGTTTGTGCATCTTTGGTGGTCTcttcatggaatttgttgaaaataacaaatatggaATAACCCCAGccttaaaagaaaaatcatggTTTATTACAACctaggtcttatttttgtagttttggccataaTTTTTATCAGTTATAACACTGTACTCACAAAACTACTTGCTGAGATTTAGGAGGAAGATCTCAGCATTTATGAAATATGATCAAGTGTCTTGGTCCGACTGGcttctttttagtgatgtcattGTTGCCAGATCTCAACAATTACTATAACgtggtgagtacaatgttattacTGATAGAAGTTGTAATGAAAGAAATATCTTTTAGAAAACTTATGTCAGATATTGTGGCTTTGTATGagtatgcaaaaaaaaaaaaccctcacatTTTCTAGTGATTCATCTAGAATGATTGCTCCATAAGTAGGTACACCCATCTTGTACTCTTTCCACTGTTCTAGGACTTTCTGCACATCCTCTCCATGGGGCAACAGAAATGGACAGTGATGGAAGAGTTTGCAGCCGTCAAGTAAATAACATGAAGAACAGATTTGGCTCCAGGTGTTATAACAAAAGAATGTTGAGGTGGATGAAGATGCATTCAAAAGATTCAAAAACATTGTACAGTATGCTTTGGAATGTGTGCAGTATAGTACAGTGGATGGCctaatgtaaaaaaattaaGTTCATTTAACATCATCATTTACATGTAAGGATATCAGCTTTGGCGAAGTCTCTTATCCCACAGTGAGGAGCTCCTGGAGTGTTCTGCATGCAGAAGTCCAGGTAGAACCAATGGGCAAGCTCAATCTGGAAGCACACCCGGATAGCGTTGTCCCTCTCCTCACTGGGGATGTGCAGGATGAACCGGCTGGAGAATCacaggagagaggggggggggtcaggGCCACATCTctgttcacacatgcagactcAAACACTGGACATGCAATAGGATAACATTCATTGTGAACTGCTGCCCAGAGACTCAAAGGTCTCCCAGCAGCACGACACGGGGACGTTATGAAAGATTAAATCCATGCCGATGTCCTCTGATATGTGGGAATGCCAACCAACGCTTGTTTTGATTTGCTCATGAAACACAGAGTTGCTTTTACTCAACTAAGTAAAAGAACTTCAAACAAAACGAAGGAAACATCACTGTGGTCAACAGCTTCACAAATCTCTCTATCATTTTAATGACACATGGTAACACATCACTTTATTATGCACCAATATAGTGGCATTATAGCGTAAGATAAGGGTTCACATGGAGCTGAATATTTAAATGACAAGCTCAATGATGAGCACTCAGGCTTGTGAGAAGTATGAGAGAGACTGTGGCTGTGGATGTGCACTTCAGATGTCCATGGGTACATCTCAACTCTCTTATTTTATCGCTCCTCGCCTGAACTGGAAGTTGTTCCTGGTGCGCCGTTTTTGACAGgcgtcccaagtctcttatttctgCTCCAAGGAATGAGGAGCGAGGACAGATCTCTGAGGAGCGAGGAGTGAGCAGCCTTCACAGAAGTCTTTTACTGGCCaacacgcccccttattggatatcagttattgattggacgctgcacctgatcagactgatctgatacatcactgcagttttatACTGAcgtggagacagattacagattaaatttcAGTGTATCATTCCCAAGTTTTatgctttatttgttttctgattcatcatctgtcagtctgatcaacaaaagaaccataaacaacttttttaatgtattagaaagatttttcttttcatgatgttatttcctccattatactgtttcttgctgacagacagactcttcctgactttaattttatccataataacagataaacacatttatatttaacatcatttatcgtcatttccattcagtcagatgtgaggctgaaaattcctgagcgtcgggtttgatatgagttacatcatttccattttccctgaaagatttagccaaatacatattttccagtgttcagagGACACCCTGATAATATTATGGGTTATTGAAcaatgaattcactatcaggattatcaaaaaaaaacagatgcaaataatcaataaatagtataaacgcattctgcgagtagaaatggttcctgtccctctgagcaggacacaggacacagtataaatacagaatgcaggtttttatttaggtgtttgttaaacaggtaacaggctgcatAGTgaacatgtgtgcagacacaaactccatcagaagtttatacagctgttaaagccgactgacagctgatccagctgtgatcagctgtcgccgtcatcagaaacagacgtcgcttcacatgacgcttcagagaacaggacgtctcatgtctctaaaaacaaatttcctcatttcctctctcctggCTTGGTTTCCATGCGTCTCTCCATGCATCCATGGTGCATGGggggactaagacgcaaggaaaagacgcgagtgagggaaacgtggatgcaatttaacagacttgggatgcaccctatgagttgttaacagctccaccaaatagtgatttttccctctaaacttctgacatggtttcatttcaataaatgttcaaatgattgaatattttaccaaaaatcaaagatcagagaaaaagtccaaacactgaaaacagatttgtgtatcagaactttgttttttcttctttcctctcccattaatcatctcacgacccctcagatttatctgctgacccttttgaggggcccgacccctaggttgggaaccactggactaaactagctaactgtatagACAGTAGTTTGAACTAgttccacctccagcagctacaacagtaacatgctgctctaacactgatgcttcactattaataatctaatgatgtcatatataataatatatcagtcagagggaccaaaccactacttttactgcaatactttaactgcgttaagctcataatacttatatacttttacttcaataggatttttcatgcaggtcttttacttttaatggagtattttaacattactgttttggtacttttacttacgtAAAGGGTCTGAATAATTCTTACACCaccagagaaaatgaaaatgaatcagttgATTCAAGTTCAAGATGCAAAGATAATATTCCTCCAGACCCAACCCCAGTTTATTGTCTTCAAAAAACACTGAGAGGTCTGTGCTCCTGGCTTGTATCATCCTTAGAGGTAAGCCCAGTAAAGAGTAGTGTGTTCATTTAGATGAGTGATATGGGTTTAGCTGTAAACACATACAGAGAGTACAACAGAGTAATATATTTAGAAGATTATATAAGAAAACTACAGTACACTTGGACTTTCTCTGGTCTTACATTCTGGTCTCTGTGTTTCCTGTAGCACCTCCTCCATGGTTAGGATTAGGGcttaggttagggttaggtgtAGCAGAGATGACTGGTTGGGGTCAGGTTAAGAATCCCAGAGGATGactggttggggttagggtaaATTTGGGAGCAGGTTAAGGTAAGGGGAAACAAAGTATCTACAGGGAAACAGACTTTGACACTACATGGAATCAGGGGTGTGTGAAATAGCTCCTCTCAAAGACTTTTAAGACTGTTATGATATGTGCAGTGGCATTGATGGGTTTATGTTTGATCATTCGAATTGTCATTTCAGCATCATAACAACAGTGTATATTCATATGATGTTGACGTTGTCGGTGTGGGCGGGGGCACTATAGAACACTGCTAacccagtttgtgcctctcatgtacTGAGGCTGTACTATTGTAACGTTAAACCACTTGAGGCACCTTCACATTCTGTGGGTGAACAGTTCATGCTGTATTCAATTCGTTTAACATGGCAGCATCATGCAGCAACACGGTTCAACAGCAGCTGAGcgaaaaacaactaaaaacgCGCCTTACGTCGAAGGAAGCACTAGTTTTCAACTTTTACCTTCCACAAGATATCACAGTttgtaatgaaatgtgaaatgacaATCAAACCACGATGGCAAAGGTCGGTAGAGCGCCCAGTTACCTGCAGAGGTCGTCCAACACGCCGGAGGGGATCTCCActctttttgtttccatgtTGGCTGAAAACAtcctgactctctctctcagagctTGCAGGCACAACAGCCATAAGAGCAAAAAGCTACATCCGCAGTAATCCGCTCATGTTTTCGTTTCCAGCTCAGAGGAACCCCAGCTTTACATTAGCTACAGAAAAGTTGCTAACATCAACTAATTGCACTTCTCGTTCTTCCACTGTCTGTTGTTTAGTTTACAACCGGAAGTTACTCATCCAATCAAAGACTTAGGATGAGTGCGCGACTTTACTAGACGAGCGACTATTGGTTTATCTTTATGTCTGTCAAATGACCGACGGGGACAATATAGCAAGTTTGTTTGAGATGTCTGTGCCACAGTAACATAACGCTTCTCGTTCTGTAAGTCAATATAAAACCACTTCTCTTAAATCTGACATTGAATCAACATGGCAGTTGTTTTCAACTGCTGGTCCAAAGCATTTTTGTTGCTTCAGTAAGGTAAATAACTTCTCTGAATACATAAGGTATATTTCCAATATACATGACAATTTATGAGTTTATAAAACTAATTCGTCTGTTTGGGAGATATAATATCCATAAATCATCAACGACAATGTCTCCAATTTTAGACTTTTCCGCATTTTCCTCATGAGAAGAACTTTTATTTGTAAACTATCTCTGTGACagcaaagacaacaacaacaaaacaacaacaacaacaacaacaaaaactgccTCTCTTCTGGAAGACACCGTAAAGAACCTTTTGACACctatttgtattattgtattattgtagaCGTATTATTGATGTATAAGTTTGTAGCTGCCACGTGATTATTGTGTATACAGACTTTTTGTTTACTGATATTACCtataggggagaacggggtaagtcgagccagtgggtaaaatgagccactcTCTGTATCATatgtaaccataaacaaaagtaatcatgtgaccacaaattaaggaagtatagttcacattactcaatccatctttgactcaagcacatggagagagtggtaagcaaaacagagccaaaaaatgatttttgtcatgccaagtgaattcatcatgttactaaagttatcagtcttgtatcttaattaaaaaagataagttttggacattattacatgttaatttaactCATTGtgagctacaaaacaaggtcataaacttagcataattgtggatctgagccactgtgtcaaacatttttgtcaaaatggaggttgtggggtaaaacgtgccagtgatgttggggcaagttgagtcaatggctcTATTTATCCCCAAAAGTTTAAATAGGCTACATATGTACAGAGTAACCtgtgtatttaaagtattattttctgatattctagagactagagacattgttcatgttaatgtttcattactgttacaagtgttacaatgttgatgaataaatatctaattgttgACTAgtgttaagtttaagccacacacaaacataatgtACATACAGACAAGTAacatattaaaga from Thunnus maccoyii chromosome 19, fThuMac1.1, whole genome shotgun sequence includes these protein-coding regions:
- the dcp2 gene encoding m7GpppN-mRNA hydrolase; protein product: MFSANMETKRVEIPSGVLDDLCSRFILHIPSEERDNAIRVCFQIELAHWFYLDFCMQNTPGAPHCGIRDFAKAVFHHCPFLLPHGEDVQKVLEQWKEYKMGVPTYGAIILDESLENALLVQGYLAKSGWGFPKGKVNEDEAPHDCAVREVMEETGFDIKNRICKDMYIEQKITDQLVRLYIIPGVSKDTKFNPKTRKEIRNIEWFPIEKLPCHRNDMTPKSKLGLAPNRFFMAIPFIRPLREWISRLKGESTDSDEDFANNGNTPCKPSDIARSKSRRLTGTDAFPGDDWARHKQQKALSQYELNQNPNLKGNGKNKDSPCAKKGANDNGVNNQQVKTILKEDKKLQPRRLQDSFERDVAPCSPTNGNQTVQSRDCDHLPSSKTFLNFKFDKDAIMKCFDY